A stretch of the Teredinibacter haidensis genome encodes the following:
- a CDS encoding FecR family protein: protein MNVEHKLNEQDEQRLYRWLIHGDREAADASQQREFTQWLAANPHRQQKADAISGVWNSQEFITALQQSASEEALSSPSSLTNTKAAADRRENLFSPKWLTALGIAASILFATFVLDWQPHMEPVMQVYQTQRQQVDQALLEDGTTLLLGSASRVNVAYQTQTRHVELLSGEALFQVQKDKTRPFVVETAHVRMEALGTSFNVYHRESATELRVLEGQVAVNLLAQPDNHLVLHAGEQILVSAKKLGVTTHFDPQNSRSWRQGWLHTKNMRLQELLIELNRYAPKDVIAGSRAVENLPIKGSFDLANTDKNLEIIAALHHLEIQRLSGQIVLKLSAH from the coding sequence ATGAATGTTGAACACAAACTTAACGAACAGGACGAGCAGCGCCTCTACCGCTGGTTAATTCACGGCGACAGGGAAGCTGCAGACGCATCTCAGCAGCGGGAGTTTACCCAGTGGCTCGCAGCCAACCCCCACCGGCAGCAGAAAGCCGACGCCATTAGCGGCGTCTGGAATTCTCAAGAATTCATCACCGCCTTGCAGCAGAGCGCAAGCGAAGAAGCGCTTTCCTCGCCGTCCTCGCTCACAAATACAAAGGCCGCCGCAGACCGAAGAGAAAACCTCTTCTCTCCAAAATGGCTGACTGCTCTGGGCATTGCCGCAAGCATTTTATTCGCCACTTTTGTGCTCGATTGGCAGCCGCACATGGAGCCGGTGATGCAGGTTTACCAGACTCAGCGCCAACAGGTGGACCAGGCTCTTCTCGAAGATGGCACCACCCTGTTGCTCGGCAGCGCCTCTCGAGTAAACGTTGCCTACCAAACACAGACGCGTCATGTCGAGCTGTTAAGCGGCGAGGCGCTATTTCAGGTGCAAAAAGACAAGACCCGGCCATTTGTAGTAGAAACAGCGCATGTACGCATGGAAGCGCTTGGCACCAGCTTTAACGTCTATCACCGGGAATCAGCGACAGAACTGCGAGTACTGGAGGGACAAGTGGCTGTCAATCTACTAGCACAGCCTGACAACCACCTTGTTCTCCACGCCGGAGAGCAGATATTGGTAAGCGCAAAAAAGCTCGGAGTAACCACCCATTTCGATCCTCAAAACAGCCGATCTTGGCGTCAGGGTTGGCTGCATACCAAAAACATGCGGCTGCAGGAACTACTCATCGAGCTAAACCGTTATGCGCCAAAGGACGTTATTGCGGGTAGCCGGGCGGTCGAAAACCTGCCTATTAAAGGTAGTTTCGATTTGGCCAATACCGATAAAAATCTTGAGATTATCGCCGCTCTCCACCACCTGGAAATACAGCGTCTGTCAGGTCAGATCGTACTGAAACTATCCGCTCACTAG
- a CDS encoding RNA polymerase sigma factor codes for MNFYHSTQDLYELLVDEKPKMIAFIRAKKQSHTECEDIYQEAMERFLRRFQQGSNPSEPIPYVYRIILNIINDSYRKEGKQEKHEALTEDIECPIPQPDKQLETQQRLQLFVSCLNTLPDEIRHIIVLRKLHGLSNAEIGRRLGRSDKAIEKRLNRALKTIEQLMATSIARPAEHQTQKKAT; via the coding sequence ATGAATTTTTATCATTCAACACAAGATCTTTACGAACTTCTCGTTGACGAGAAACCTAAAATGATCGCCTTCATCCGCGCAAAAAAACAGAGCCATACGGAATGCGAAGACATCTACCAGGAAGCCATGGAGCGCTTTCTTCGGCGTTTTCAGCAGGGGTCTAACCCGTCTGAACCCATTCCCTACGTATATCGGATTATTTTAAACATTATCAACGATAGCTACCGAAAAGAGGGCAAACAGGAAAAACACGAAGCCCTCACCGAAGATATTGAATGCCCCATTCCTCAGCCCGACAAACAACTGGAAACACAACAACGGCTCCAATTATTTGTCTCGTGCCTTAACACATTGCCCGATGAAATTCGCCACATCATTGTCCTGCGAAAATTACACGGGTTATCCAATGCAGAGATTGGTCGTCGCCTGGGAAGATCAGATAAGGCGATCGAAAAAAGACTTAACCGGGCACTGAAAACCATCGAGCAATTAATGGCGACAAGTATTGCGCGACCTGCAGAGCACCAAACGCAGAAAAAGGCCACGTGA